The proteins below are encoded in one region of Streptomyces sp. NBC_00490:
- a CDS encoding GNAT family N-acetyltransferase, with protein MDIEIRAADPTEYDAIGEITAQAYLLDGLLAFGESDWYLGELRDVAKRAAAAEVLVALLGGEPIGTVTYVPAGGPMAELSRPGEAEIRMLAVSRAARGRGAGEALVRACVDRAKAADGCTGMVLSTQPVMHAAHRVYERLGFTRAPARDWNPIEGVDFTLLTYELTL; from the coding sequence ATGGACATCGAGATCCGGGCAGCGGACCCCACCGAATACGACGCGATCGGCGAGATCACGGCCCAGGCCTACCTCCTGGACGGCCTCCTCGCCTTCGGCGAGAGCGACTGGTACCTGGGCGAGTTGAGAGACGTCGCCAAACGAGCCGCGGCGGCAGAGGTACTCGTGGCCCTCCTCGGCGGCGAGCCGATAGGCACCGTCACCTACGTCCCCGCCGGCGGCCCCATGGCGGAGCTCTCCCGCCCCGGGGAGGCCGAGATCCGCATGCTGGCCGTGTCCCGGGCGGCGCGCGGCAGAGGAGCCGGCGAAGCCCTCGTCCGTGCCTGCGTCGACCGGGCGAAAGCCGCCGACGGCTGCACCGGCATGGTCCTGTCGACGCAGCCGGTCATGCACGCCGCGCACCGCGTCTACGAACGCCTCGGCTTCACCCGCGCCCCCGCCCGCGACTGGAACCCGATCGAGGGCGTCGACTTCACGCTCCTCACCTATGAGTTGACTCTCTGA
- the def gene encoding peptide deformylase encodes MAQQDTDQQHAGVLPVDDEGFVIDTEETEERENAWRERGTSRPITVVGNPVLHKECRDVTEFGAELDQLVADMFASQRTAEGVGLAANQIGVDLKVFVYDCMDDEGKRHVGVVCNPKLVDLPADRRVLDDSNEGCLSVPTAYAPLARPDYAELTGQDEKGNPIKVRGTGYFARCLQHETDHLYGYLYIDRLSKRERKDALRQMAENEPRYPVVAND; translated from the coding sequence ATGGCGCAGCAGGACACCGATCAGCAGCACGCGGGCGTGCTCCCCGTGGACGACGAGGGCTTCGTCATCGACACCGAGGAGACCGAGGAGCGGGAGAACGCCTGGCGGGAGCGTGGGACCTCGCGGCCCATCACCGTGGTCGGGAACCCCGTGCTGCACAAGGAGTGCAGGGACGTCACCGAGTTCGGCGCGGAGCTGGACCAGCTGGTGGCGGACATGTTCGCCTCGCAGCGCACCGCCGAGGGCGTGGGCCTGGCCGCCAACCAGATCGGCGTCGACCTGAAGGTCTTCGTGTACGACTGCATGGACGACGAGGGCAAGCGGCACGTCGGCGTGGTCTGCAACCCCAAGCTCGTCGACCTGCCCGCCGACCGCCGCGTCCTGGACGACAGCAACGAGGGCTGCCTGTCCGTGCCGACCGCGTACGCGCCGCTCGCCCGCCCCGACTACGCGGAGCTGACCGGGCAGGACGAGAAGGGCAACCCGATCAAGGTCCGCGGCACCGGGTACTTCGCTCGGTGTTTGCAGCACGAGACCGATCACCTTTACGGATACCTCTACATCGACCGGCTCTCCAAGCGGGAACGCAAGGACGCGCTGCGGCAGATGGCCGAGAACGAGCCCCGCTACCCCGTGGTCGCCAACGACTGA
- a CDS encoding YbdD/YjiX family protein — MRSALRRALRGVRWYVRELTDESAYDRYVAHVRRDHPQAAVPTRRAFERMRTDRQEADPRQGFRCC, encoded by the coding sequence ATGAGGTCGGCACTGCGGCGCGCACTTAGGGGTGTGCGCTGGTATGTGCGCGAGCTGACCGACGAGTCGGCGTACGACCGCTATGTCGCGCACGTCCGCCGGGACCACCCGCAGGCGGCCGTGCCGACCCGGCGGGCGTTCGAGCGGATGCGGACGGACCGGCAGGAGGCGGACCCCCGGCAGGGATTCCGCTGCTGCTGA
- a CDS encoding DUF3311 domain-containing protein produces the protein MSTDSPEARPPVVTPVRVVIALCLLAPFVAMLWVGSYAKVDPTFIGIPFFYWYQMLWVLISTALTMVAYKLWQRDQRARREGASK, from the coding sequence ATGTCAACAGATTCGCCCGAGGCCAGACCACCGGTGGTGACACCGGTGCGGGTCGTCATCGCCCTGTGCCTCCTGGCACCGTTCGTCGCCATGCTGTGGGTCGGCTCGTACGCCAAGGTGGACCCCACGTTCATCGGCATCCCGTTCTTCTACTGGTACCAGATGCTGTGGGTGCTCATCTCGACCGCGCTGACGATGGTCGCGTACAAGCTGTGGCAGCGTGACCAGCGCGCCCGCCGGGAAGGTGCCTCCAAGTGA
- the mctP gene encoding monocarboxylate uptake permease MctP has protein sequence MNDGVNGVALAVFIIFFLAVTVMGFLASRWRKAENEHTLDEWGLGGRSFGTWITWFLLGGDLYTAYTFVAVPAAIYAAGAAGFFAVPYTILVYPLIFTFLPRLWSVSHKHGYVTTSDFVRGRWGSKGLSLAVAVTGILATMPYIALQLVGIQAVLDVMGVGGGEDTNWFVKDLPLLIAFGVLAAYTYSSGLRAPAMIAFVKDTLIYIVIAVAIIYIPIKLGGFDEIFGAANDKYTAAKAGGLVPIEAGQWTYATLALGSALALFMYPHSITATLSSKSREVIRRNTTILPLYSLMLGLLALLGFMAIAAGVDVTNPQLAIPQLFEDMFPSWFAGVAFAAIGIGALVPAAIMSIAAANLFTRNIYKDFIKPDATPQQETKISKLVSLLVKVGALIFVLTMDKTVAINFQLLGGIWILQTFPALVGGLFTRWFHRWALLAGWAVGMIYGTVAAYGVASPTQKHFGGSSKEIPGIGEIGYIGLTAFVLNVAVTVVLTFVLRAAKAPEGIDETRPEDYTADAGDPGVQVELPPATAGSAH, from the coding sequence GTGAACGACGGCGTGAACGGCGTGGCACTCGCCGTCTTCATCATCTTCTTCCTGGCCGTCACGGTCATGGGCTTCCTGGCCTCGCGCTGGCGCAAGGCCGAGAACGAACACACGCTGGACGAATGGGGCCTGGGCGGCCGGTCGTTCGGCACCTGGATCACCTGGTTCCTGCTCGGCGGCGACCTCTACACGGCGTACACCTTCGTCGCCGTACCGGCGGCGATCTACGCGGCGGGCGCGGCCGGCTTCTTCGCGGTGCCCTACACGATCCTCGTCTACCCGCTGATCTTCACCTTCCTGCCCCGGCTCTGGTCGGTCTCCCACAAGCACGGCTATGTGACGACGTCCGACTTCGTGCGCGGCCGGTGGGGTTCCAAGGGCCTGTCGCTGGCGGTGGCCGTCACGGGCATCCTGGCGACGATGCCCTACATCGCCCTCCAACTCGTCGGCATCCAGGCGGTGCTGGACGTGATGGGCGTCGGCGGCGGGGAGGACACCAACTGGTTCGTCAAGGACCTCCCGCTGCTCATCGCCTTCGGTGTGCTGGCGGCGTACACCTACTCCTCGGGACTGCGCGCCCCCGCGATGATCGCGTTCGTGAAGGACACGCTGATCTACATCGTCATCGCGGTGGCGATCATCTACATCCCGATCAAGCTGGGCGGGTTCGACGAGATCTTCGGCGCGGCGAACGACAAGTACACCGCCGCCAAGGCGGGCGGCCTGGTCCCGATCGAGGCGGGCCAATGGACGTACGCCACGCTGGCGTTGGGCTCCGCGCTCGCGCTGTTCATGTACCCGCACTCGATCACCGCGACGCTCTCCTCCAAGAGCCGTGAGGTGATCCGCCGCAACACCACGATCCTGCCCCTGTACTCGCTGATGCTGGGCCTGCTCGCCCTGCTGGGCTTCATGGCCATCGCGGCCGGTGTCGACGTCACCAACCCGCAGTTGGCGATCCCGCAGCTCTTCGAGGACATGTTCCCGAGCTGGTTCGCGGGCGTGGCCTTCGCGGCGATCGGCATCGGCGCGCTGGTGCCGGCGGCGATCATGTCCATCGCGGCAGCGAACCTCTTCACCCGCAACATCTACAAGGACTTCATCAAGCCGGACGCGACGCCGCAGCAGGAGACGAAGATCTCCAAGCTGGTCTCGCTGCTGGTGAAGGTGGGCGCCCTGATCTTCGTCCTCACCATGGACAAGACGGTCGCCATCAACTTCCAGCTCCTGGGCGGCATCTGGATCCTCCAGACCTTCCCGGCGCTGGTCGGCGGCCTGTTCACCCGCTGGTTCCACCGCTGGGCGCTGCTCGCGGGCTGGGCGGTCGGCATGATCTACGGCACGGTCGCCGCGTACGGCGTGGCCTCCCCGACGCAGAAGCACTTCGGCGGCTCGTCGAAGGAGATCCCGGGCATCGGCGAGATCGGCTACATCGGTCTGACGGCGTTCGTGCTCAACGTGGCGGTCACAGTGGTCCTCACGTTCGTCCTGAGGGCCGCGAAGGCCCCCGAGGGCATCGACGAGACGCGCCCCGAGGACTACACGGCGGACGCGGGCGACCCGGGCGTACAGGTGGAACTGCCGCCGGCGACCGCGGGTTCCGCTCACTAG
- a CDS encoding ribonucleoside-diphosphate reductase subunit alpha: MTIAPVDPASVTQAETDGPGTALLRILTELTADLPDADPGRVAAAALRGRSARADESELRELATEAAAGLISEDPAYSRLAARLLTISIAAEAASQGVTTFTESVAVGHREGLIADRTAEFVRVHAARLDALIDVHADDRFGYFGLRTLHSRYLLRHPITRQVIETPQHFMLRVASGLAEDDTARAMDEVAALYRLMSRLDYLPSSPTLFNSGTRHPQMSSCYLLDSPLDELDSIYDRYHQVARLSKHAGGIGLSYSRIRSRGSLIRGTNGHSNGIVPFLKTLDASVAAVNQGGRRKGAAAVYLETWHSDIEEFLELRDNTGEDARRTHNLNLAHWIPDEFMRRVNADGQWSLFSPADVPELVDLWGAEFDAAYREAEAKGLAKKTIPARDLYGRMMRTLAQTGNGWMTFKDAANRTANQTAEAGSVVHSSNLCTEILEVTDDGETAVCNLGSVNLGAFVVGDDIDWERLDETVRTAVTFLDRVVDINFYPTEQAGRSNARWRPVGLGAMGLQDVFFKLRLPFDSPQARALSTRIAERIMLAAYEASADLAERNGPLPAWERTRTAKGVLHPDHYDVELTWPERWAALRERIAAVGMRNSLLLAIAPTATIASIAGVYECIEPQVSNLFKRETLSGEFLQVNSYLVAELKKLGVWDAQTREALREANGSVQGFTWVPQDVRDLYRTAWEIPQRGLIDMAADRTPFLDQSQSLNLFLETPTIGKLSSMYAYAWKQGLKTTYYLRSRPATRIARAAQAQAQPENTLPVQQVTSEEALACSLENPESCEACQ, translated from the coding sequence GTGACCATCGCGCCAGTCGACCCGGCTTCAGTGACGCAGGCGGAGACCGACGGTCCCGGAACAGCGCTGCTGCGGATCCTGACCGAGCTGACCGCCGACCTCCCCGACGCCGACCCCGGGCGGGTCGCCGCCGCCGCGCTGCGCGGCCGGTCCGCCCGGGCCGACGAGTCGGAGCTGCGCGAGCTGGCGACCGAGGCGGCCGCGGGGCTGATCTCCGAGGACCCCGCCTACTCCCGGCTCGCCGCCCGGCTGCTGACGATCAGCATCGCCGCCGAGGCCGCCTCGCAGGGCGTCACGACCTTCACCGAGTCGGTCGCGGTCGGCCACCGTGAGGGCCTGATCGCGGACCGCACGGCGGAGTTCGTCCGGGTGCACGCCGCGAGGCTCGACGCCCTGATCGACGTGCACGCCGACGACCGCTTCGGCTACTTCGGCCTGCGCACCCTGCACAGCCGTTACCTCCTGCGGCACCCGATCACGCGCCAGGTCATCGAGACCCCCCAGCACTTCATGCTCCGGGTGGCGTCCGGCCTCGCCGAGGACGACACGGCCCGGGCCATGGACGAGGTCGCCGCGCTCTACCGGCTCATGAGCCGCCTCGACTACCTCCCCTCCTCCCCCACGCTCTTCAACTCCGGCACCCGGCACCCCCAGATGTCGTCCTGCTACCTCCTCGACTCCCCGCTGGACGAGCTGGACTCCATCTACGACCGCTACCACCAGGTCGCCCGTCTCTCGAAGCACGCCGGCGGCATCGGACTGTCGTACTCCCGCATCCGCAGCCGCGGTTCGCTGATCCGCGGCACCAACGGGCACTCCAACGGCATCGTCCCGTTCCTGAAGACGCTCGACGCCTCGGTCGCCGCCGTGAACCAGGGCGGCCGGCGCAAGGGTGCGGCCGCGGTCTACCTGGAGACCTGGCACTCCGACATCGAGGAGTTCCTGGAGCTGCGGGACAACACCGGTGAGGACGCCCGGCGTACGCACAACCTGAACCTCGCGCACTGGATCCCGGACGAGTTCATGCGCCGGGTGAACGCCGACGGCCAGTGGTCCCTGTTCTCCCCCGCCGACGTGCCCGAGCTGGTGGACCTGTGGGGCGCCGAGTTCGACGCGGCGTACCGCGAGGCGGAGGCGAAGGGCCTCGCCAAGAAGACCATCCCGGCCCGTGACCTGTACGGCCGCATGATGCGCACCCTCGCGCAGACCGGCAACGGCTGGATGACCTTCAAGGACGCCGCCAACCGCACCGCCAACCAGACGGCCGAGGCGGGCAGCGTCGTCCACTCGTCCAACCTGTGCACCGAGATCCTGGAGGTGACCGACGACGGGGAGACGGCGGTCTGCAACCTCGGGTCCGTCAACCTCGGCGCGTTCGTGGTCGGCGACGACATCGACTGGGAGCGGCTGGACGAGACCGTCCGCACCGCCGTGACCTTCCTCGACCGGGTCGTCGACATCAACTTCTACCCGACCGAGCAGGCGGGCCGCTCCAACGCCCGCTGGCGCCCGGTGGGCCTGGGCGCGATGGGCCTCCAGGACGTCTTCTTCAAGCTGCGGCTGCCCTTCGACTCCCCGCAGGCCAGGGCGCTCTCCACCCGGATCGCCGAGCGCATCATGCTCGCCGCGTACGAGGCCTCCGCCGACCTGGCCGAGCGCAACGGCCCGCTGCCGGCGTGGGAGCGGACCCGTACCGCGAAGGGTGTCCTGCACCCCGACCACTACGACGTGGAGCTCACCTGGCCGGAGCGCTGGGCGGCACTGCGGGAACGCATCGCGGCGGTCGGCATGCGCAACTCGCTCCTGCTGGCGATCGCCCCCACGGCCACCATCGCGTCCATCGCGGGCGTGTACGAGTGCATCGAGCCGCAGGTCTCGAACCTCTTCAAGCGCGAGACGCTGTCCGGTGAGTTCCTCCAGGTCAACTCCTACCTGGTGGCCGAGTTGAAGAAGCTCGGCGTCTGGGACGCGCAGACCCGTGAGGCGCTGCGCGAGGCCAACGGCTCGGTGCAGGGCTTCACCTGGGTGCCGCAGGACGTCCGCGACCTGTACCGCACGGCGTGGGAGATCCCGCAGCGCGGCCTGATCGACATGGCGGCGGACCGGACCCCGTTCCTCGACCAGTCGCAGTCCCTGAACCTGTTCCTGGAGACGCCGACCATCGGCAAGCTCTCCTCGATGTACGCGTACGCCTGGAAGCAGGGCCTGAAGACGACGTACTACCTGCGTTCGCGCCCGGCGACGAGGATCGCCCGCGCGGCCCAGGCGCAGGCCCAGCCCGAGAACACCCTCCCCGTCCAGCAGGTGACCTCCGAAGAGGCCCTCGCCTGCTCCCTGGAAAACCCCGAGTCCTGCGAGGCCTGCCAGTAA
- the cyc1 gene encoding epi-isozizaene synthase, with the protein MHAFSHGTTATPAAIAVPPSLSLPMIEAAFPRQLHSYWPQLQEKTRTWLLEKRLMPADKVEEYADGLCYTDLMAGYYLGAPDEVLQAIADYSAWFFVWDDRHDRDIVHRRRGAWRRLKHRLHAALDSPGEHLHHEDPLVAAFADTMVRLYAFLPGTWNARFARHFHSVIEAYDREFRNRTEGVVPTVEEYLALRRLTFAHWIWTDLLEPSAGRELPDRVRKHPAYRRAALLSQEFAAWYNDLCSLPKEIAGDEVHNLGISLIKHEGLTLEEAIKEVRRRVEECVGEFLVAEKAALRFAASLDDGTLRGKDLSATVRACVGNMRNWFSTVYWFHHESGRYMVDSWDDRSTPPYVNNEAAGEQ; encoded by the coding sequence GTGCATGCTTTCTCACACGGCACCACAGCGACACCGGCAGCGATCGCGGTCCCGCCGTCGCTCTCTCTCCCGATGATCGAGGCGGCGTTTCCCCGGCAACTCCACTCGTATTGGCCCCAGCTCCAGGAGAAGACACGCACCTGGCTGCTGGAAAAGCGGCTCATGCCGGCGGACAAGGTGGAGGAATATGCCGACGGCCTTTGCTACACGGACCTCATGGCCGGCTACTACCTGGGCGCCCCCGACGAGGTCCTCCAGGCGATAGCGGACTACAGCGCCTGGTTCTTCGTCTGGGACGACCGGCACGACCGCGACATCGTCCACCGCCGGCGCGGGGCCTGGCGGCGGCTCAAGCACCGGCTGCACGCGGCACTCGACTCCCCCGGGGAGCACCTGCACCACGAGGATCCCCTGGTCGCCGCGTTCGCCGACACCATGGTGCGGCTGTACGCGTTTCTGCCCGGCACCTGGAACGCACGGTTCGCCCGGCACTTCCACTCGGTGATCGAGGCGTACGACCGGGAATTCCGCAACCGCACGGAAGGTGTCGTGCCGACCGTCGAGGAATACCTCGCGCTCCGGCGCCTCACTTTCGCGCACTGGATCTGGACCGATCTGCTGGAGCCGAGCGCGGGCCGGGAACTCCCGGACCGGGTGAGGAAACACCCGGCATATCGGCGGGCGGCACTTCTGAGCCAGGAATTCGCCGCCTGGTACAACGACCTCTGTTCGCTGCCGAAGGAAATAGCGGGCGACGAGGTCCACAATCTCGGGATCAGCCTCATCAAACACGAGGGGCTGACGCTCGAAGAGGCCATAAAGGAAGTCCGGCGACGGGTCGAGGAATGTGTCGGTGAATTCCTTGTCGCCGAGAAAGCAGCCCTGCGGTTCGCCGCGTCGCTCGACGACGGAACCCTGCGCGGAAAAGACCTGAGCGCCACCGTGCGGGCCTGCGTCGGCAATATGCGCAACTGGTTCAGCACCGTCTACTGGTTCCACCACGAGTCCGGCCGCTACATGGTCGACAGCTGGGACGACCGGTCCACACCCCCGTACGTCAACAACGAAGCGGCAGGTGAGCAATGA
- a CDS encoding helix-turn-helix domain-containing protein, which produces MLKNVAAVLLDGVHPFELGVICEVFGIDRSDEGLPTYDFAVASAEGPSLTTHVGGLTVGTPYGLERLEEADLIAVPAGAGYVVRDYPPELLDALRRAVDRGARVLSVCSGVFVLGAAGLLDGRRCSVHWRQADELAVRNPRAVIEPDVLYVDEDPVITSAGTAAGIDACLHIVRKEQGPEVANKIARRMVVPPHRDGGQAQYIERPLPKNSCDTVGEVLVWMEHHLDEDVTVEQLADRAHMSPRTFARRFQQETGTTPYRWILRQRVLLAQHLLEATDETVDAVAGRTGFGTAAALRHQFVRALGTTPNAYRRAFRGPEAA; this is translated from the coding sequence ATGCTGAAAAACGTGGCGGCCGTACTGCTCGACGGCGTGCACCCCTTCGAACTCGGGGTGATCTGCGAGGTGTTCGGCATCGACCGCAGCGACGAGGGGCTGCCGACGTACGACTTCGCGGTCGCCTCGGCGGAGGGTCCGTCGCTGACCACGCATGTCGGCGGCCTCACCGTGGGCACGCCGTACGGCCTCGAGCGGCTGGAGGAGGCCGACCTGATCGCGGTCCCCGCGGGGGCGGGCTATGTCGTGCGCGACTATCCGCCCGAGCTGCTCGACGCGCTCAGGAGGGCCGTCGACCGGGGCGCCCGGGTGCTCAGCGTCTGCTCCGGCGTCTTCGTGCTCGGCGCCGCCGGACTCCTCGACGGGCGGCGCTGCAGTGTGCACTGGCGGCAGGCGGACGAGCTCGCCGTGCGCAACCCGCGGGCGGTCATCGAGCCCGATGTGCTGTACGTCGACGAGGACCCGGTGATCACCTCCGCCGGCACCGCCGCCGGTATCGACGCCTGTCTGCACATCGTGCGCAAGGAACAGGGACCCGAGGTCGCGAACAAGATCGCCCGGCGCATGGTCGTCCCCCCGCACCGGGACGGCGGACAGGCGCAGTACATCGAGCGGCCGCTGCCGAAGAACTCGTGCGACACCGTCGGCGAGGTGCTGGTGTGGATGGAGCACCACCTCGACGAGGACGTCACCGTCGAGCAGCTCGCCGACCGCGCCCACATGTCCCCGCGCACCTTCGCCCGTCGCTTCCAGCAGGAGACGGGCACGACCCCCTACCGCTGGATCCTGCGCCAGCGGGTGCTGCTGGCCCAGCACTTGCTGGAGGCGACCGACGAAACGGTGGACGCGGTCGCGGGCCGAACCGGGTTCGGCACCGCGGCCGCACTGCGCCACCAGTTCGTCCGGGCGCTGGGGACCACCCCGAACGCCTACCGAAGGGCGTTCAGGGGGCCGGAAGCGGCCTGA
- a CDS encoding bifunctional albaflavenone monooxygenase/terpene synthase — MTVESVKPESPATPGPGPREPVLAGGAVPVLGHGLKLLRDPLAFMSQLRDHGEVVRLKLGPKTVYAVTTPALTGAMALDPDYVIDGPLWQALEGLLGKEGVATANGPRHRRQRRTIQPAFRLDAIPGYGPIMEEEAHALTTRWQPGETIDCTSESFRVAVRIAARCLLRGDFMDERAERLCVALATVFRGMYRRMVVPLGPLYNLPLPPNRKFNAALADLHLVVDEIVAERRTSGQKPDDLLTALLEAKDDNGDPIGEQEIHDQVVAILTPGSETVASTIMWLLQVLAEHPEHADRVCEEVQSVTGGRPVAFEDVRALTHTNNVVVEAMRLRPAVWILTRRAVADTELGGYRIPAGADIVYSPYAIQRDAKSYKDNLEFDPDRWLPERAKDVPKYAMSPFSVGNRKCPSDHFSMAQLSLITAAVATKYRFEQVSGSDDGTRVGITLRPHKLLLRPVAR, encoded by the coding sequence ATGACCGTCGAGTCTGTGAAGCCCGAATCCCCGGCCACACCGGGGCCCGGGCCGCGTGAACCGGTCCTCGCGGGAGGGGCCGTCCCGGTCCTCGGGCACGGGCTGAAACTGCTGCGGGATCCGCTGGCCTTCATGTCCCAGCTGCGTGACCACGGCGAGGTCGTACGCCTCAAGCTCGGACCCAAGACGGTGTACGCCGTCACCACGCCGGCCCTCACCGGGGCCATGGCACTCGACCCCGACTACGTCATCGACGGGCCGCTGTGGCAGGCCCTGGAGGGCCTGCTCGGCAAGGAGGGCGTGGCCACCGCCAACGGTCCGCGGCATCGGCGGCAGCGGCGCACCATCCAGCCCGCCTTCCGGCTCGACGCGATACCCGGATACGGGCCGATCATGGAGGAGGAGGCGCACGCGCTGACGACGCGCTGGCAGCCCGGGGAGACCATCGACTGCACCTCCGAGTCCTTCCGGGTGGCCGTGCGCATCGCGGCCCGCTGTCTGCTGCGCGGCGACTTCATGGACGAGCGGGCCGAGCGGCTGTGCGTCGCGCTCGCCACCGTCTTCCGGGGCATGTACCGGCGGATGGTCGTCCCGCTCGGACCGCTGTACAACCTCCCCCTGCCGCCCAACCGCAAATTCAACGCGGCCCTGGCCGATTTGCATCTGGTGGTCGACGAGATCGTCGCCGAGCGCCGCACATCTGGTCAAAAGCCGGACGATTTGCTGACGGCATTGCTGGAGGCGAAGGACGACAATGGCGACCCCATCGGGGAACAGGAGATCCACGACCAGGTGGTCGCCATCCTCACCCCGGGCAGCGAAACAGTGGCCTCCACGATCATGTGGCTGCTCCAAGTGCTCGCGGAACACCCGGAACACGCGGACAGGGTGTGCGAGGAGGTGCAATCCGTAACGGGCGGCCGTCCTGTCGCATTCGAGGATGTCCGGGCGCTGACCCACACGAACAATGTCGTCGTCGAGGCCATGCGTTTGCGCCCCGCCGTGTGGATATTGACGCGCCGGGCGGTCGCCGACACGGAACTCGGCGGGTATCGCATTCCGGCCGGAGCCGACATCGTCTACAGCCCGTACGCGATCCAGCGCGATGCGAAGTCGTACAAGGACAACCTGGAGTTCGACCCCGACCGCTGGCTTCCCGAGCGGGCCAAGGACGTACCGAAATACGCCATGAGCCCGTTCAGCGTGGGCAACCGCAAGTGCCCCAGCGACCACTTCTCGATGGCGCAGCTGTCGCTGATCACGGCGGCGGTGGCGACGAAGTACCGCTTCGAGCAGGTGTCGGGTTCCGACGACGGGACGCGGGTGGGCATCACGCTGCGCCCGCACAAGCTGTTGCTGAGGCCCGTGGCGAGGTGA
- a CDS encoding ribonucleotide-diphosphate reductase subunit beta yields MPSNQNLLDPGFELTLRPMRYPDFYERYRDAIKNTWTVEEVDLHSDVADLAKLSEGEQHMIGRLVAFFATGDSIVANNLVLTLYKHINSPEARLYLSRQLFEEAVHVQFYLTLLDTYLPDPEDRAAAFDAVENIPSIREKAEFCFKWMDSVEKLDRLETKADRRRFLLNLICFAACIEGLFFYGAFAYVYWFRSRGLLHGLATGTNWVFRDETMHMSFAFEVVDTVRKEEPELFDDQLRDQVVDMLKEAVEAELQFGRDLCGDGLPGMNTESMRQYLECVADQRLTRLGFAPVYGSENPFSFMELQGVQELTNFFERRPSAYQVAVEGTVDLDEDF; encoded by the coding sequence ATGCCCAGCAATCAGAACCTGCTCGACCCCGGCTTCGAGCTGACTCTGCGCCCCATGCGCTACCCGGACTTCTACGAGCGCTACCGGGACGCCATCAAGAACACCTGGACCGTCGAGGAGGTCGACCTCCACTCGGACGTCGCCGACCTGGCGAAGCTGTCCGAGGGCGAACAGCACATGATCGGCCGCCTGGTGGCCTTCTTCGCGACGGGCGACTCGATCGTCGCGAACAACCTGGTCCTGACCCTCTACAAGCACATCAACTCCCCGGAGGCGCGCCTGTATCTGTCGCGCCAGCTCTTCGAGGAGGCCGTGCACGTCCAGTTCTATCTGACCCTTCTGGACACCTACCTGCCCGACCCGGAGGACCGTGCGGCCGCCTTCGACGCGGTGGAGAACATCCCCTCCATCCGCGAGAAGGCCGAGTTCTGCTTCAAGTGGATGGACTCGGTCGAGAAGCTGGACCGCCTGGAGACCAAGGCCGACCGCCGCCGCTTCCTGCTCAACCTGATCTGCTTCGCCGCGTGCATCGAGGGCCTGTTCTTCTACGGCGCCTTCGCCTACGTCTACTGGTTCCGCAGCCGGGGCCTGCTGCACGGCCTCGCCACCGGCACCAACTGGGTGTTCCGGGACGAGACCATGCACATGTCCTTCGCGTTCGAGGTCGTCGACACCGTCCGCAAGGAGGAGCCGGAGCTCTTCGACGACCAGCTCAGGGACCAGGTCGTCGACATGCTGAAGGAGGCCGTGGAGGCCGAGCTCCAGTTCGGGCGCGACCTGTGCGGTGACGGGCTGCCGGGCATGAACACCGAGTCGATGCGCCAGTACCTCGAGTGCGTCGCCGACCAGCGCCTCACCCGCCTCGGCTTCGCCCCGGTCTACGGCTCCGAGAACCCCTTCTCCTTCATGGAGCTCCAGGGCGTCCAGGAGCTGACCAACTTCTTCGAGCGGCGGCCGTCCGCGTACCAGGTCGCCGTGGAGGGCACGGTCGACCTGGACGAGGACTTCTGA